The sequence below is a genomic window from Methylocystis sp. IM3.
CGGCCTATGACGTCGAGGCCATCCGGAAAGATTTCCCGATCCTTGCCGAGCGGCCTTACGGCAAGCCTCTCGCCTATCTCGACAACGCGGCCTCGGCGCAGAAGCCGCGCGCGGTGATCGAGCGGCTGACGCATTTCTACGAACACGAATATGCCAACGTCCATCGCGGCCTTCACTATCTCGCCAATGCGGCGACCGAAGGCTACGAGGGCGCGCGCGAGACCGTGCGGCGCTTCCTCAACGCCGAGTCGACGGAAGAGATCATATTCACGCGCGGCGCCACGGAGGCGCTCAATCTCGTCGCGTCGTCCTATGGATTGGCGCATATCGGCGAGGGCGATGAAATCATCCTCTCGCTGATGGAGCATCACTCCAATATCGTCCCCTGGCACTTCCTGCGCGAGCGCAAGGGCGCGGTGCTGAAATGGATCGAGCCTGACGACGACGGAAACATCGACCTCGACGCCTTTGCGCGGATGTTCACCCCGCGCACGAAGATCGTCGCGGTGACGCACATGTCCAATGTGCTGGCGACGCCGACGCCCATCGCCGAGATGGCGCGCATCGCCCATGCTCATGGCGTGCCGATCAGCGTGGACGGTTCGCAGGGCGCGGTACATCTCAACGTGGACGTGCGGGCGCTCGACGTGGATTTCTACGTCCTCACCGGGCACAAGCTCTACGGCCCGACAGGGATCGGCGCGCTTTACGGCAAGCGTAAATGGCTCGAGACTCTGCCGCCCTACGCGGGCGGCGGCGAGATGATCGAGACCGTGACGCGCGAGACCGTGACCTATAACGCGCCCCCACATCGCTTCGAGGCCGGTACGCCGCCGATCGCGCAAGCCGTCGGGCTGGCGGCGGCGCTCGACTATGTGGAGACGATCGGCAAGGGCGCCATCCGCGCTCACGAGGCGCAGCTTACCGCTTATGCGCAGAGCCGCCTTCGCGAGATCGAGGGGCTGCGCATCTTCGGGAACGCTCCCGACAAGGGGCCGATCGTGGCCTTTGAAATGGCGTCGGCCCATGCGCATGACATCGCCACCATCATCGACCGCTCCGGCGTGGCGGTGCGCGCGGGCACGCATTGCGCTATGCCGTTGCTCACCCATTTCGGCGTCACCTCGACATGTCGCGCCTCCTTCGCGCTCTACAACACGCGTGAGGAGATCGACCGGCTTGCAGACGCTTTGCTGAAAGCGCAAAAACTTTTCGCGTGAGGAGGTTCTCTTGCTGATGAGCGAAGCTCTCAACACCAGCGGGACACAAGGCGCGGCGGAGACCAGCGAGACCGCCGAGGCCATGGAAAACGAGCGCCTGACGAATGACGTCGTCAAGGCGCTCAAGACCGTGTACGACCCCGAAATCCCCGCCGACATCTATGAGCTCGGGCTCATCTACCGGATCGACATTTCCGACGAGGGAGTCGTCGAAATCGACATGACCCTGACC
It includes:
- a CDS encoding cysteine desulfurase, which translates into the protein MNDSAPFTAYDVEAIRKDFPILAERPYGKPLAYLDNAASAQKPRAVIERLTHFYEHEYANVHRGLHYLANAATEGYEGARETVRRFLNAESTEEIIFTRGATEALNLVASSYGLAHIGEGDEIILSLMEHHSNIVPWHFLRERKGAVLKWIEPDDDGNIDLDAFARMFTPRTKIVAVTHMSNVLATPTPIAEMARIAHAHGVPISVDGSQGAVHLNVDVRALDVDFYVLTGHKLYGPTGIGALYGKRKWLETLPPYAGGGEMIETVTRETVTYNAPPHRFEAGTPPIAQAVGLAAALDYVETIGKGAIRAHEAQLTAYAQSRLREIEGLRIFGNAPDKGPIVAFEMASAHAHDIATIIDRSGVAVRAGTHCAMPLLTHFGVTSTCRASFALYNTREEIDRLADALLKAQKLFA